Proteins encoded in a region of the Streptomyces sp. NBC_00513 genome:
- a CDS encoding glutathione S-transferase family protein: protein MSYVSPGSSYKRDSRYLTDRITADGSEGFPVEPGRYRLVVSRACPWASRAIIVRRLLGLEDALPMAVAGPTHDERSWTFDLDPGGRDPVLGIERLQEAYLARDPGYERGITVPAIVDVPTGKVVTNDFARITLDMSLEWAAHHREGAPALYPLDLRPEIDSVNAEIYQDVNNGVYRAGFAGSQEAYDSAYERLFARLDRLTDRLTASRYLVGDTVTEADVRLFTTLVRFDAVYHGHFKCNRRKLSEMPVLWAYARDLFQTPGFGDTVDFDHIKRHYYLVHRDINPTGIVPAGPDLAGWLAPHDRSSLGGSPFGRGTPPGPVAPREAVPAEHTPQAL from the coding sequence ATGAGTTACGTGAGCCCCGGCAGCTCGTACAAGCGGGACAGCCGCTATCTCACCGACCGGATCACCGCGGACGGGAGCGAGGGCTTCCCCGTCGAACCGGGCCGGTACCGTCTCGTGGTGAGCAGGGCCTGCCCCTGGGCGAGCCGCGCGATCATCGTGCGACGGCTCCTCGGGCTGGAGGACGCACTGCCGATGGCCGTGGCCGGTCCGACCCACGACGAGCGGAGTTGGACGTTCGACCTGGACCCCGGGGGTCGCGATCCCGTGCTCGGAATCGAGCGGCTCCAGGAGGCGTACCTTGCCCGCGACCCCGGCTACGAGCGCGGCATCACCGTGCCGGCGATCGTGGACGTGCCGACGGGCAAGGTGGTGACCAACGACTTCGCCCGGATCACCCTCGACATGTCTCTGGAATGGGCCGCGCACCACCGCGAGGGCGCGCCCGCGCTGTACCCCCTGGACCTGCGCCCCGAGATCGACTCCGTCAACGCGGAGATCTACCAGGACGTGAACAACGGGGTCTACCGCGCCGGCTTCGCCGGATCGCAGGAGGCGTACGACTCCGCGTACGAGCGCCTGTTCGCCCGACTCGACCGGCTCACGGATCGACTGACCGCGTCCCGGTACCTCGTCGGGGACACCGTCACCGAAGCCGACGTCCGACTGTTCACGACCCTCGTGCGCTTCGACGCCGTGTACCACGGCCACTTCAAGTGCAACCGGCGGAAACTGTCCGAGATGCCGGTGCTCTGGGCCTACGCACGCGATCTGTTCCAGACTCCCGGATTCGGCGACACGGTCGACTTCGACCACATCAAACGTCACTACTACCTGGTCCACCGGGACATCAACCCGACCGGCATCGTGCCGGCCGGTCCGGACCTGGCGGGCTGGCTCGCGCCCCACGATCGGTCGTCGCTGGGCGGCAGCCCCTTCGGGCGGGGCACCCCGCCCGGGCCGGTGGCGCCGCGGGAAGCCGTCCCGGCCGAACACACGCCGCAGGCACTCTGA
- a CDS encoding Fur family transcriptional regulator, which produces MSDLLERLRGRGWRMTSQRRVVVEVLDGDHVHLTADEVHARAVQWLPEIARATVYNTLGELVALGEVVEVSVQGRAKRFDPNAHHPHQHLVCSDCGVIRDVHVTGTPAELPPDERFGFTVSEVEITYRGLCPSCASDARQG; this is translated from the coding sequence ATGAGTGACCTGTTGGAACGGCTGAGAGGGCGCGGCTGGCGGATGACTTCCCAGCGGCGTGTCGTCGTCGAAGTCCTCGACGGCGATCACGTGCACCTCACGGCCGACGAGGTGCACGCCCGCGCGGTTCAGTGGCTGCCCGAGATCGCCCGAGCGACCGTCTACAACACCCTGGGCGAGCTGGTGGCGCTCGGCGAGGTGGTGGAGGTCTCCGTTCAGGGCCGCGCGAAACGCTTCGATCCCAACGCACACCATCCGCACCAGCACCTGGTGTGCTCCGACTGCGGCGTCATCCGCGACGTTCACGTGACCGGCACACCGGCCGAACTGCCCCCTGACGAGAGGTTCGGCTTCACGGTGTCCGAGGTCGAGATCACCTACCGCGGGCTGTGCCCGTCCTGCGCTTCCGATGCGCGGCAAGGCTGA
- a CDS encoding CocE/NonD family hydrolase, which produces MTQHSAERRLNGPQTSGREYTDLSSAEFAVTTELNVTVPLRDGVELLADVHRPAAPGRYPVLVAVSPYPRQIQTSGIPLPIVEAGQSDFFVPRGYVHVIVNERGTAGSGGQWSIFDEQQRQDLYDVVEWAGTRDWSSGHVGMIGISFYAMAQMAAATAAPPHLKAIFPVGLSSDLYDLVRPGGLMNKTFIGGWSVAMAVAATRSEHLLRGPLLEAARKLFQNPRVHAKTATMNGEAALGALQGVMRGSYPSEPWDEIWQNLALSRPFRDDWWQERSLMSRLGAIGVPVHLGCDWDNAPVHLPSTFDTWAGFQRLTEEERPPVRMTLLGPGGLNWPWESLHTEALAWFDHWLKGRDTGIMEGPPIRYVLPGAGDDQWRTADRWPPTEAVLTPFTLQADGALVRSGRTDGSRSYLAHAETAARPSRAAHRPDLPDVLSWTTPPLVADLDFAGNIELRLDASITDCDTSWIVALEAVDEEGGSTFITPGWLRASLREADEKRSTPGRPVFSCTTPSAVPPGETVHYRIPLCPNARRLPAGHRLRLTVGSSDAAGGVPKALGMEHQPAGGVSVNTVHAGSTLWLPVLARG; this is translated from the coding sequence ATGACTCAGCACAGCGCCGAACGCCGGCTGAACGGTCCGCAGACCAGCGGCCGCGAGTACACCGACCTCTCCTCCGCCGAGTTCGCCGTCACCACGGAACTGAACGTGACCGTCCCGCTCAGGGACGGAGTCGAGCTCCTGGCCGACGTCCACCGCCCGGCGGCGCCCGGCCGGTATCCGGTCCTCGTCGCCGTCTCGCCGTATCCGCGGCAGATCCAGACGTCCGGCATCCCCCTGCCGATCGTCGAAGCCGGGCAGAGCGACTTCTTCGTACCCCGCGGCTACGTCCACGTGATCGTCAACGAACGGGGCACGGCCGGTTCGGGCGGCCAGTGGAGCATCTTCGACGAGCAGCAGCGTCAGGACCTGTATGACGTCGTCGAATGGGCGGGTACCCGGGACTGGTCGTCCGGGCACGTCGGGATGATCGGCATCAGCTTCTACGCCATGGCTCAGATGGCCGCCGCCACGGCTGCCCCGCCGCACCTGAAGGCGATCTTCCCGGTGGGGCTGAGTTCCGACCTCTACGACCTGGTGCGGCCCGGCGGGCTGATGAACAAGACGTTCATCGGCGGGTGGTCCGTGGCCATGGCCGTCGCCGCGACCCGTTCGGAGCACCTGCTGCGCGGCCCCCTCCTGGAAGCCGCGCGCAAACTGTTCCAGAACCCTCGGGTCCACGCGAAGACCGCGACCATGAACGGGGAAGCGGCACTCGGCGCCCTCCAGGGCGTCATGCGGGGCTCCTACCCGAGCGAGCCGTGGGACGAGATCTGGCAGAACCTCGCGCTCAGCCGTCCCTTCCGGGACGACTGGTGGCAGGAGCGAAGCCTCATGTCGCGGCTGGGCGCCATCGGCGTCCCGGTTCATCTCGGGTGCGACTGGGACAACGCCCCGGTCCATCTGCCGTCGACGTTCGACACCTGGGCGGGCTTCCAGCGGTTGACCGAAGAAGAGCGCCCCCCGGTCCGGATGACGCTCCTCGGCCCCGGCGGCCTCAACTGGCCTTGGGAGAGCCTGCACACCGAGGCGCTCGCCTGGTTCGACCACTGGCTCAAGGGGCGTGACACGGGAATCATGGAGGGGCCGCCCATCCGCTACGTCCTTCCCGGGGCCGGGGACGACCAGTGGCGCACCGCGGACAGGTGGCCGCCGACCGAGGCGGTACTGACCCCCTTCACGCTCCAGGCCGACGGCGCCCTGGTCCGCAGCGGTCGGACCGACGGGAGCCGCAGCTATCTCGCGCACGCTGAGACCGCGGCTCGTCCCTCCCGAGCCGCGCACCGGCCGGACCTTCCCGACGTCCTGAGCTGGACGACTCCCCCGCTGGTGGCCGATCTCGATTTCGCGGGCAACATCGAGCTGCGGCTCGACGCGTCCATCACGGACTGCGACACCTCCTGGATCGTGGCCCTGGAGGCCGTGGACGAGGAGGGCGGATCCACCTTCATCACGCCCGGTTGGCTGCGGGCCTCCCTGCGCGAGGCCGACGAGAAGCGGAGCACTCCCGGCCGGCCAGTGTTCTCGTGCACGACGCCCAGCGCCGTGCCGCCCGGTGAAACGGTGCACTACCGGATCCCGTTGTGCCCCAACGCCCGCCGGCTGCCGGCCGGTCACCGGCTCCGTCTCACCGTCGGCAGTTCCGATGCGGCCGGCGGCGTCCCGAAGGCGCTCGGCATGGAGCACCAGCCAGCCGGTGGGGTGTCCGTCAACACCGTCCACGCCGGTTCCACGCTGTGGCTGCCGGTCCTCGCCCGCGGTTAG
- a CDS encoding sodium:proton antiporter, translating to MTSSQVLIGVGLIVALAVGCQLLANLLRVPAILLLLPAGFVAGVLTDDVDPEKLLGDAFSPLVSLAVAVILYDAGLGLDLRHLKGHTRTVVVRLIWLGALVTFVSAALLAVPIMSMSLGAAVMLGAILVVSGPTVVGPLLKFVRPTERLQRVLVWEGSLIDPVGGILGALVFHGVLAGGQPGLAAQLGAFGVSAAIGLIGGAIGAAVLWLLLRFLTLDEVLGTTTQFAAVIAVAAGCDALRDDTGLIAAVVMGMALANLPGLDMPARRPFFETLVSLIIGLLFIGISATVTPQSLRHVVLPALGLAGVLVLVVRPLVALLSTLRTDVPYRERWFIGWMAPRGIVAAATAATFSAALVQAGIEGADEILPATFIVIVATVMLYGLTAVPAARFLNVRRSARSRPLLVGGDPWVVDLGGALRSAGLDVLMWAGLDRQRQSIEDAGLELAPGELLAAATGAGAELEGITDVLLLTDEDDFNALALMTLKETAEGPVHRLMPPTRSHGVVAPYTGSEVLFSAGLNRPELARRYAAGARVVTRVVQDGDLPAGHDVLFLVRPDGRLTAATESTPPTPAAGDVAVLLTPSPEPHPGTASAPRPPIGPGG from the coding sequence ATGACATCGAGCCAGGTACTGATCGGCGTCGGGCTCATCGTGGCCCTCGCCGTCGGCTGCCAACTGCTGGCGAACCTGCTGCGGGTGCCGGCGATCCTCCTGCTGCTGCCGGCCGGGTTCGTCGCCGGCGTCCTGACCGACGACGTCGATCCCGAGAAACTGCTGGGCGACGCGTTCTCGCCGCTGGTCTCGCTCGCCGTCGCGGTGATCCTCTACGACGCCGGACTCGGCCTGGACCTGCGCCATCTCAAGGGCCACACCCGCACGGTCGTGGTGCGGCTCATCTGGCTGGGCGCCCTGGTCACCTTCGTGTCGGCGGCGCTGCTCGCCGTCCCCATCATGAGCATGTCCCTGGGCGCGGCCGTGATGCTGGGCGCGATCCTCGTGGTCAGCGGCCCGACCGTCGTCGGACCGCTGCTCAAGTTCGTCCGCCCGACCGAACGGCTGCAACGCGTCCTCGTCTGGGAGGGTTCCCTGATCGACCCGGTCGGCGGCATCCTCGGCGCGCTCGTCTTCCACGGAGTGCTGGCCGGTGGACAGCCCGGTCTGGCCGCCCAACTGGGCGCGTTCGGCGTCAGCGCGGCGATCGGGTTGATCGGCGGCGCCATCGGCGCGGCGGTGCTCTGGCTGCTGCTCCGCTTCCTCACCCTCGACGAGGTGCTCGGCACGACCACGCAGTTCGCGGCCGTGATCGCGGTGGCGGCCGGCTGCGACGCCCTGCGGGACGACACCGGCCTCATCGCCGCCGTCGTGATGGGCATGGCCCTGGCCAATCTGCCGGGGCTGGACATGCCGGCACGCCGGCCGTTCTTCGAAACCCTGGTCTCGCTGATCATCGGGCTGCTGTTCATCGGAATCTCCGCCACCGTCACCCCTCAGTCGCTGCGCCACGTCGTGCTGCCGGCCCTGGGCCTCGCCGGTGTCCTCGTTCTCGTGGTCAGGCCCCTGGTGGCGCTCCTGTCGACCCTCCGCACCGATGTTCCCTACCGGGAGAGATGGTTCATCGGTTGGATGGCGCCGCGCGGCATCGTCGCCGCGGCCACCGCGGCCACCTTCTCCGCCGCGCTCGTACAGGCCGGCATCGAAGGCGCGGACGAGATCCTTCCGGCCACCTTCATCGTGATCGTCGCCACCGTCATGCTCTACGGCCTGACCGCCGTTCCCGCCGCACGGTTCCTCAACGTCCGTCGTTCGGCACGCTCGCGGCCGCTGCTCGTCGGCGGCGATCCCTGGGTGGTGGATCTGGGGGGCGCGCTGCGCTCGGCGGGCCTGGACGTCCTCATGTGGGCGGGCCTGGACCGCCAGCGCCAGAGCATCGAGGACGCGGGCCTGGAGCTGGCTCCCGGCGAACTCCTCGCCGCCGCCACCGGGGCCGGGGCCGAGTTGGAGGGGATCACCGATGTCCTCCTGCTCACCGACGAGGACGACTTCAACGCCCTCGCCCTCATGACCCTCAAGGAGACGGCGGAGGGTCCCGTCCACCGCCTGATGCCGCCCACCCGCAGCCACGGTGTGGTCGCCCCGTACACGGGCAGCGAGGTGCTGTTCTCCGCCGGTCTGAACCGGCCCGAACTGGCCCGTCGATACGCGGCGGGCGCCCGCGTCGTCACCCGCGTAGTGCAGGACGGGGACCTCCCGGCCGGGCACGACGTGCTGTTCCTGGTCCGCCCGGACGGACGGCTCACCGCCGCCACCGAGTCGACGCCGCCGACGCCCGCCGCGGGCGATGTCGCCGTACTCCTGACACCTTCGCCCGAGCCCCACCCCGGCACCGCATCGGCCCCCCGGCCGCCGATTGGTCCAGGGGGATGA
- the katG gene encoding catalase/peroxidase HPI: MSGSDSENPVIPAPTPAPTRPRSNRDWWPNQLDLQVLHQHSPHANPMGEEFNYADEFATLDVDALKQDVFEVMTASQDWWPADYGHYGPLFIRMSWHSAGTYRIADGRGGGGAGAQRFAPLNSWPDNASLDKARRLLWPVKQKYGRKISWADLLVFAGNCAMESMGFKTFGFAFGREDIWEPEEIFWGPEDTWLGDERYSGDRELTGPFGAVQMGLIYVNPEGPNGNPDPVAAARDIRETFGRMAMNDEETAALIIGGHTFGKCHGAVGAEYIGPEPEACPIEQQGIGWRNTHGSGVGVDALTSGLEGAWTSEPTKWDNGYLDNLFRYDWELTTSPAGAKQWTPTDPSARDTVPDAHDPSRRHAPMMLTTDLALKLDPIYGPIAKSFHENPDKLAEAFAKAWFKLLHRDMGPLSRYLGPWIPEPQLWQDPVPEVDHDLVSDADVVDLKSRILASGLSVSQLVSTAWASAASFRGTDKRGGANGARIRLAPQKDWEVNDLPEVAEVVRTLEGIQQEFNDSRTDRTKVSLADLIVLGGCAAVEQAARNAGYDIAVPFAPGRTDASQEQTDVETFAVLEPKADGFRNYLPAGEKLSPETLLLDRANLLNLTAPEMTVLIGGMRALNTGFRQVPHGVFTDRREALTNDFFVNLLDMGTVWKASDSAENVFEGRDHATGEPKWTATAVDLVFGSHAQLRGIAEVYASKDAGEKFTRDFVAAWNKVMNLDRFDLV, translated from the coding sequence GTGTCCGGCAGCGACAGCGAGAACCCAGTAATTCCTGCCCCGACTCCCGCGCCGACTCGCCCCAGGTCGAATCGTGACTGGTGGCCGAATCAGCTGGATCTTCAGGTTCTGCACCAGCATTCGCCTCACGCCAATCCGATGGGAGAGGAATTCAACTACGCGGATGAGTTCGCGACCCTGGACGTCGACGCGCTGAAGCAGGACGTCTTCGAGGTGATGACGGCGTCGCAGGATTGGTGGCCCGCCGACTACGGCCATTACGGGCCGCTCTTCATCCGGATGAGTTGGCACTCCGCCGGTACGTACCGCATCGCGGACGGTCGGGGCGGCGGCGGGGCCGGCGCTCAGCGCTTCGCCCCCCTCAACAGCTGGCCGGACAACGCGAGCCTCGACAAGGCGCGCCGTCTGCTCTGGCCCGTCAAGCAGAAGTACGGCCGGAAGATCTCATGGGCCGACCTCCTGGTGTTCGCCGGCAACTGCGCCATGGAGTCGATGGGGTTCAAGACGTTCGGCTTCGCCTTCGGGCGGGAGGACATCTGGGAGCCGGAGGAGATCTTCTGGGGTCCCGAGGACACCTGGCTCGGTGATGAGCGCTACAGCGGCGACAGGGAACTCACCGGTCCTTTCGGGGCCGTGCAGATGGGGCTGATCTACGTCAATCCGGAAGGCCCCAACGGCAACCCGGATCCGGTGGCTGCCGCCAGGGACATTCGCGAGACCTTCGGGCGCATGGCGATGAACGACGAGGAGACCGCCGCGCTGATCATCGGCGGGCACACGTTCGGCAAGTGCCACGGTGCGGTCGGCGCCGAGTACATCGGCCCCGAGCCCGAGGCGTGCCCGATCGAGCAGCAGGGCATCGGCTGGAGGAACACCCATGGCAGCGGCGTGGGCGTCGACGCGCTCACCAGTGGGCTGGAAGGCGCGTGGACCTCCGAGCCGACGAAGTGGGACAACGGGTACCTGGACAACCTGTTCCGGTACGACTGGGAGCTGACGACGAGCCCGGCCGGCGCGAAGCAGTGGACGCCCACGGATCCCTCGGCCCGGGACACCGTGCCGGACGCGCACGATCCGTCGAGGCGGCACGCTCCCATGATGCTGACGACGGACCTCGCGCTGAAACTGGATCCGATCTACGGGCCGATCGCGAAGTCCTTCCACGAGAACCCGGACAAGCTCGCGGAGGCGTTCGCCAAGGCCTGGTTCAAGCTGTTGCACCGCGACATGGGTCCGCTGTCGCGCTACCTCGGGCCGTGGATCCCCGAGCCGCAGCTGTGGCAGGACCCCGTTCCCGAGGTCGATCACGACCTGGTGTCGGACGCGGACGTCGTCGACCTCAAGAGCCGGATCCTCGCTTCGGGGCTGTCCGTCTCCCAGTTGGTGAGCACCGCCTGGGCGTCGGCGGCGAGCTTCCGCGGGACGGACAAGCGGGGTGGGGCCAACGGGGCGCGGATCCGGCTCGCGCCGCAGAAGGACTGGGAGGTCAATGACCTGCCCGAGGTGGCCGAGGTGGTGCGGACCCTTGAGGGGATCCAGCAGGAGTTCAACGACTCCCGGACGGATCGAACGAAGGTTTCGCTCGCCGATCTGATCGTGCTGGGCGGGTGCGCCGCCGTCGAGCAGGCCGCGAGGAATGCCGGGTACGACATCGCGGTCCCGTTCGCACCGGGGCGTACGGACGCCTCGCAGGAGCAGACCGACGTGGAGACGTTCGCCGTGCTCGAACCGAAGGCGGACGGGTTCCGCAACTACCTCCCGGCGGGAGAGAAGTTGTCGCCGGAGACGCTTCTGCTGGACCGTGCCAACCTGTTGAACCTGACCGCACCCGAGATGACGGTCCTCATCGGCGGCATGCGGGCCCTGAACACCGGCTTCAGGCAGGTCCCGCACGGTGTGTTCACCGACCGCCGGGAGGCGTTGACCAACGACTTCTTCGTCAACCTGCTCGACATGGGCACGGTGTGGAAGGCGTCGGACTCGGCGGAGAACGTGTTCGAGGGTCGGGATCACGCGACGGGTGAGCCCAAGTGGACCGCCACCGCGGTCGATCTCGTCTTCGGTTCGCACGCGCAGCTCCGGGGGATCGCGGAGGTGTACGCGTCGAAGGACGCGGGTGAGAAGTTCACGCGTGATTTCGTCGCCGCGTGGAACAAGGTGATGAACCTCGACCGGTTCGACCTCGTCTGA
- a CDS encoding aldose 1-epimerase family protein, producing the protein MPESPTGQQFLLRSGEQRAVVVELGAGLRDYTVGGRPVLDGYTADEPITGGRGQLLAPWPNRVSGGRYAWKGEEHQLPLTEPEAGNAIHGLLRWASWEPLERAEDRLLLGTTLFPQPGYPFHLGVRAEYALGSQGLAVTVTARNLGGSAAPYGVGQHPYLTVGTERVDDAVVTLPARAWLPPSDQGAPPAPQPVEGTEFDFRTPRVLGPQHLDTPFTELERDSAGRAVVRLAHPSGSHGSDLWLGEEARYLQVYTGDTLPVPDRRRGLAVEPMSCPPDAFRSGAGLVELAPGDLHTFRWGLSPWTAAR; encoded by the coding sequence ATGCCCGAGAGCCCGACCGGACAGCAGTTCCTGCTGCGCAGCGGTGAACAGAGAGCAGTCGTGGTGGAGCTCGGGGCCGGGCTGCGCGATTACACGGTCGGCGGGCGGCCCGTCCTGGACGGCTACACCGCCGACGAGCCGATCACGGGGGGTCGTGGGCAGCTCCTCGCCCCCTGGCCGAACCGCGTCAGCGGCGGACGGTACGCCTGGAAGGGCGAGGAACACCAGCTCCCGCTGACCGAACCGGAGGCCGGCAACGCCATCCACGGGCTCCTCCGCTGGGCCTCGTGGGAGCCGCTGGAGCGTGCCGAGGACCGCCTCCTGCTCGGGACCACTCTCTTCCCGCAGCCCGGCTACCCCTTCCACCTCGGCGTCCGTGCGGAGTACGCGCTCGGGTCCCAGGGGCTGGCCGTCACCGTGACGGCACGCAACCTCGGTGGGAGCGCCGCGCCCTACGGGGTCGGTCAGCACCCCTACCTGACCGTGGGCACCGAACGGGTCGACGACGCCGTGGTGACCCTCCCGGCCCGGGCGTGGCTGCCGCCCTCCGATCAGGGCGCGCCCCCCGCTCCGCAGCCCGTGGAGGGCACGGAGTTCGACTTCCGTACGCCGCGCGTGCTCGGCCCCCAGCACCTGGACACCCCGTTCACCGAACTGGAACGGGACTCCGCCGGCCGGGCCGTGGTGCGGCTCGCGCACCCTTCGGGCTCCCACGGCAGCGACCTGTGGCTGGGCGAGGAGGCGAGGTACCTCCAGGTGTACACCGGCGACACACTGCCGGTCCCGGACCGGCGGCGAGGCCTCGCGGTGGAGCCCATGTCCTGTCCGCCGGACGCGTTCCGGAGCGGGGCCGGCCTGGTGGAGCTCGCGCCGGGCGACCTGCACACGTTCCGCTGGGGGCTCAGTCCCTGGACCGCGGCTCGCTGA
- a CDS encoding chloride channel protein yields the protein MSATPAGPPAPPAPDPFAVIRTRGYAVLLVMTAFLGIPISAAAFGFLALVSELQSLTYTDLPRALGFHGTPSWWPIPLLALAGLLVALTIRHLPGEAGHKPAEGLVTTGTPKPIDLPGIALAALASLGAGVVLGPEAPLIALGGGLAVFFGRAMKRDIQPEAMAVLGASGSFAAVSTLLGSPLLGAFLLMEAAGLGGATMAIVLVPGLLSAGIGALFFTGLGSWTGLGTFSLVLHQVPQAARPDLAGFGWAVVIGALAALGGTGIRRMGLFLQHRVERRRVPVTVLVGVLVGVVALVYAESTGKEASEVLYSGQDALGPLLAGQAGYSAGALVLLVLCKALAYGLSLSGFRGGPVFPSMFVGAAFGLAMAHLPGLDVTSGFAMGVGALCVAMLKLPMTSVLLATLLLGSQGLTVMPVVIVAVVVSYVLSLRLTPAPAPTPASA from the coding sequence ATGTCAGCCACCCCCGCCGGGCCGCCCGCCCCACCCGCGCCGGATCCGTTCGCGGTGATCCGCACCCGCGGGTACGCCGTTCTGCTGGTGATGACGGCGTTCCTCGGCATCCCGATCTCCGCGGCGGCCTTCGGATTCCTCGCGCTCGTGTCCGAACTCCAGTCGCTGACCTACACCGACCTTCCCCGAGCTCTGGGCTTTCACGGAACGCCGTCGTGGTGGCCCATCCCCCTCCTGGCCCTGGCCGGGCTGCTGGTGGCGCTGACGATCCGCCACCTGCCGGGCGAGGCCGGACACAAGCCTGCCGAAGGCCTCGTCACCACCGGCACGCCGAAGCCCATCGACCTCCCCGGTATCGCACTCGCGGCCTTGGCCTCGCTGGGTGCGGGCGTGGTGCTCGGTCCCGAGGCGCCCCTCATCGCGCTGGGCGGTGGCCTGGCCGTGTTCTTCGGCCGGGCGATGAAGCGTGACATCCAGCCCGAGGCGATGGCCGTGTTGGGCGCCTCCGGAAGCTTCGCGGCCGTCAGCACACTGCTCGGCTCGCCGCTGCTCGGCGCCTTCCTCCTGATGGAGGCTGCCGGTCTCGGCGGGGCGACGATGGCGATCGTCCTGGTGCCGGGCCTTCTCTCGGCCGGTATCGGGGCACTCTTCTTCACCGGTCTGGGATCGTGGACGGGCCTGGGCACCTTCTCGCTGGTCCTCCACCAAGTGCCGCAGGCCGCCCGCCCGGACCTCGCCGGGTTCGGCTGGGCCGTCGTCATCGGGGCGCTGGCCGCACTCGGCGGAACCGGGATCCGCCGGATGGGCCTGTTCCTCCAGCACCGGGTCGAACGTCGACGGGTGCCGGTCACCGTCCTGGTCGGCGTTCTCGTGGGAGTGGTCGCGCTGGTGTACGCCGAGTCGACGGGCAAGGAGGCGTCCGAGGTCCTCTACTCGGGCCAGGACGCGCTCGGACCGCTGCTGGCCGGCCAAGCCGGCTACTCGGCGGGGGCCCTGGTTCTCCTCGTGCTCTGCAAGGCGCTCGCCTACGGGCTGTCCCTCAGCGGCTTCCGCGGCGGCCCGGTCTTCCCCTCGATGTTCGTGGGAGCGGCGTTCGGCCTGGCCATGGCGCACCTTCCCGGCCTGGACGTGACTTCCGGCTTCGCCATGGGTGTCGGTGCGCTGTGCGTGGCCATGCTGAAACTGCCGATGACCTCCGTGTTGCTGGCCACTCTTCTCCTGGGGTCGCAGGGCCTCACGGTGATGCCGGTCGTGATCGTGGCGGTCGTGGTCTCCTACGTCCTCTCGCTCCGGCTCACCCCGGCTCCCGCTCCGACGCCGGCGTCCGCGTAG
- a CDS encoding aspartate/glutamate racemase family protein: MKTIGLLGGMSWESTAEYYRLLNEFTRERLGGLHSARCVLYSVDFAEIERLQAQGRWDEAGEVLADAARSLEAAGADLVLLCTNTMHKVADQVQAAVSVPLLHLADATAEAVRARGLRRVGLLGTAFTMEQDFYRGRLAAGGLEVSVPDADERALVHRVIYEELCIGVVREESRTAYREVIADLVAAGAEGIVLGCTEIELLVGAEDSPVPVFPTARIHAAAAVDAALG, encoded by the coding sequence ATGAAGACGATCGGCCTGCTCGGCGGGATGAGCTGGGAGTCGACGGCCGAGTACTACCGGCTGCTGAACGAGTTCACCCGCGAGCGGCTCGGCGGGCTCCACTCGGCGCGCTGCGTGCTCTACTCCGTGGACTTCGCGGAGATCGAGCGACTCCAGGCGCAGGGCCGCTGGGACGAGGCGGGCGAGGTGCTGGCCGACGCCGCCCGGTCGCTGGAGGCCGCGGGCGCCGATCTCGTACTCCTGTGCACGAACACGATGCACAAGGTCGCCGACCAGGTGCAGGCGGCCGTCTCGGTTCCGCTGCTGCACCTGGCCGACGCCACCGCGGAAGCGGTGCGGGCGCGAGGCCTGCGTCGGGTCGGCCTGCTGGGTACGGCGTTCACGATGGAGCAGGACTTCTACCGGGGACGGCTCGCGGCGGGTGGACTGGAGGTGTCGGTGCCGGATGCCGACGAGCGAGCCCTGGTACACCGGGTGATCTACGAGGAACTGTGCATCGGAGTCGTACGGGAGGAATCCCGGACCGCCTACCGGGAGGTCATCGCGGACCTCGTGGCGGCCGGCGCCGAGGGGATCGTCCTCGGCTGCACCGAGATCGAACTGCTCGTGGGCGCCGAGGACAGCCCGGTGCCCGTCTTCCCCACGGCGCGAATCCACGCGGCGGCCGCCGTGGATGCCGCGCTGGGATAG